The genomic DNA GAGAactaaacagacaaaattaccaaaaatacccaaaatgacagcaaagtatacaaaatgacaacaaaaatgcatgaattgtcataaaaatatacactaaaaaacttcaaaaacatacaaaacaacaacaaagatacacaaattgATATATATAAAACGCTGTGTTTTTtcatgtgttaatgctcagcttGTTCATTATTCAACCATAAATGCTGACGTGaaagttgataatgtgaccctcggatctgACACAATCCctttttttgtggccctgctgtgataacagttgccaTGCATGTCTGATATACAGCCTGCTGATTCATTGCAATGAATTTATTTATGTGTGACCAACGATGGGCGTATCACAGATTATTAACAGTCTTTAATGATGCGTGTGCACTGTTTACATCAGACTCTGAGGAGGAAAGGCCTTGGCCTGGACGGATCAGAGCTAGACACAGAGGACTGTATGCAGACGGCTGCAGAACACTGTCTGCTCAGCGAGGGAGTGGATCTGTCTGTGGCTCGTCCTTGTTTCTAcgtcagtgcacacacacacacacgcacgcatgcatgCATGCACGCATGCACATAGTCACCAGagatagaagtactgttacttgattgaaattgtactcaagtacaagtaagtcatacataaaatacttaaatatattaaatagtactcaaagtaaaagttactagttactttcaccccccacgtttattattggtaataaatcttgccacgtttcccttgcatacagtaaacatctcatgtataaggaaagagaagagatgaaatcttgcacaatttattttccacaaaggcatcatgtataaaataaaaggtttgtcaaaatgtacaattgaattgaattcaaaataataaaattatcacACTTTCAGTAtcgctacatttattaactataaaactgacaaaataaccTCTAGTCAGTGCTGTTTTGGgtccgtgcattacgtttaatctgattggtcggctatgatgtgatgcatttgcttaaagaaatatactcaaaaaagtacaagtacccataaaagcaattcCAAAACTCaatcagtgccattgacgagataactcatcatttcaaatccaaacactcagtgccattgacgagataactcgtcatttgcgttttttcatggggattactagaaaacaccctggcggaggcccctcatcaatatctaaggtgtggggtgttgtagtgaccaactgtgccctgaagatggcagcagtacacctttagatgagagattagccactgatgctacccagcaaagcaggaagaagcaggaacgagggagattatggcgctacagagtgatattgtgacatatccagcagctcacagctccacatactaacacagaacatgtgtggacctgagtgaattattgataatgttgcgatggtgagataaaaccatcaactaaacgggtcatccctgcgtgtcgggaggaggaggagtacaaaatacccccagcctgcgagccagatagcaaaataataggtgacagtagaaagtagaggctttaatcgttcagaatctggtgtcagatttcagatagtcatagtagaaaatattctgtgcgtctttaaaatcagtcaaaatgctcaaaaacggctggcactgaggggggtagaaaatctgaaaatggctggcactgaatgagttaatgtgagtacttgtaattcattaccTCTGACAGTCACTAATACTTACACTTATAAATAAGGAGATATTTATGGATTTATAGCATTTGGGTCTTCTTTGTGACAAACTGTAATGTCTTTATCTTCCAGGCTCCGTCTTTGCTCTCATCAGAAGCACAGATCATGGTGTCTGCAGGCTGTGACAACACATTCTCCAACTATTCATGTTCAGCCACAGCCTCCCAGCATTCCCAGTCTGGCTTTAAAACTTTAGGATCCAGAGCAGCCAGCACCAGTCCTGCACTCATGACTCCACACTCAGGTGAGCGGACATCAGGTGAGTACTTGTTCTTGTAAGCTTTATAATTGTGAGTGCATCTTGATTCCAGTTTGTTTGTGTAAGTTTAAGTAATGATCCAAATGACCATTTTTAACCAAATCTGGGGCTTTCCAACAGCAGCTGTAGCCTGCTACTCTCTTATGAATGTAGATATGTTGGAGCAACTTCAACAACTTTAACTTTTACtcgagtcatttttttattcaagtatctatacttttacttgagtactgaacaCTAGTACTTTTGCTACCTctgcaaaaggacaacaaaatgacacaaaatgactgtaaaaaaatactaaaataataacattgctgttgtgttaaaatcaaatcaaattaatttaCAACACTACCATTAGCGACaactacaaaacacaaaatgacaaaaaaaaaaaaccacacaaatcaACCCATCTTCTCCCAATGAAATGAGCTTGAAACAGTCACAATAGTCAAAAATGTTGTTCGCTCCTCTTACCATtagtggatttgtttttttatccttttttgaaAAAGCAAGTTTATGGTCAACGAtttcctttttctgctttttaatGATGGGGTCGGTTTCTTTTTCTCTACCTCTGGTGCTCAGGCCACATTCATTTAAATAGAATACATTGTAAATcctataaaacaataatataaaacCCCACTGATTGGACTGTACCCTCTCCCAGGTGGGAATTggggagttttttttatttgatcccAGAATGCACCACTAGAGGtctctgtttaaaaaagaattgggAATATATATAGTAGTTCCATCTAACCAACTATTTAATGTTCTCTCCTTTTTAAGAGGAATTGAGTTGATTTGTGCAGTTCTTTTAATTTGCTGTGTTAATACTTATTTCATGCATTACTTTAATCATTACGTGTATGTGATTTATTTGATGTCGTTTGtttacagttttattttacattttgtttagaTTATGTGAAAATAAGCTGGTTGTTTAGCACATGCCCTTTAGTTACCACCctctttaaaacagtgcaaatggtaTGACCCACATGTTCTTCTGCTGTGGCAggtagtctgaactgtggatgtgagatagacagcagcaggaaagtatgtctttcctcaagaaaggaaaaccaaatAGCCAAAAACGCAAGGAAAGAAACGAGAGGGAAAGAAGGTTAAATGATGGAAATAAACTGCTTACTCAGTTTTTTAGAGGTGAGCTTTAAAGCTGTCACATCGTTTTTAGGCAATATGTTATTTCGATTGAAATTAGGTACGTGCACTCTTGCGCATTAATCGGAAATAAGAATTAATTTTAAAAGCGattttaaacaaagacaaaattttgctgccaccaaATCTTCAGTAGGTGTCCTcatgattctaatcattctatatttactttttattaaccagatttaaaaaaaaaaaaaaaaaaaaaaaaaaaacgtgagccactaaattgtagcaaaagtatgtcacaaacacaatattcaataaaccactgaaatatagtagaacagatttataaaatacaagcaatggataAGGAGTCATTATAATATTgtgaggaaaaacaaaagattaTATAATAATGCTAGAATACTGGTATAGTTTTcggccaaaaaataaaaagtgtacataacttaAAGTAAGGACCCAACTAGATGTTTGTACCcagtagagctgggcaatatattgtgattcaagatatatcgagttttctattttggcggtatagaaaattacaatatcgtctATATGGAGATACATCTATATCTTTTAACTTGTTCTTAttcatacaatcacacagtacaaatcacatcatacaagtatttaatattattcatagagtatagtcaaacagtgtccttctttacaatttttccatatttgggagcttattttgttttaaaatactcattttaggagttgctaCTTTCGCTACTTCTCAAAAGCATTACAAGCACAGTTGGATAGATTTCTGATTGACTAATACAAACAAgccacaggagaaaaagcccaaagtggcacattttgtgtaaccatgtgttaataaatgtgcctgtgtggcatttagcatcagcaaatttaaccatcAATTGTCTTTCCGgtaagacttcatttgaattacagttattgagattaatatcgtttatatcgccattttgagaaaaaatatggagatAGGAGTTTTGGTCCATGTCGCCCAGTCCTAGAACACAGGGACCATAATGTGGTACTCCGCCCCGGCCAGAATATAGTCTGTGGCTGAAAGAGCAGAGGTAACATCCTGTTGTCTTCCTCAGGTGTCGGCTACTCTGTGTTCTCCCACAGCAGCCTGAACCGAGCCGCGGATAAGAAGAACCCTCCTTCCCTGAACGAGAACCTGCGATCAGACGCTGCACATCAGGGCATGACTGCTGCACGCGCTACCCACAGTTCTGCTGTATGTGCACTATTAGTCTCCAGCcagggtcaattacatatttaaaatgtaatattgtcttcaattatccatgttcaattacaactcatttaCGATTAACCAGCAtctttttcaattacagttaaaattgctgttattattttcctcctgaaatcaattacaatcatgttctcaatttctaaatttaaattaaaactaaTCACAactactgagtctgaaataaataaataaataaatattattgtgTTAGCTGTCTGTTAGCatgaataaacataaacataaataaacatattttaataatggttTACTACATAGGCCTATTTGTAAAcaatagaactataacatggttccttagttttatatttaattactttgtaaattacagtttttatgaaatgctcatgacaattacaattacaaagtcaattacccgAACTCAATTACGATAACGACAGTAACgattacaataaaaactattataattacataattgtagttaattaccaattacgcaattataatttactccaaCCCTGCCTACCACTGTGTATTAATTCGTGTACCTTTcgttatttagttattttgtttttaaaccaaatcaaaataacaaataaacggtgtggttattaagttttactgacttaaaactaactaagaattacagaaaaatcaaaaatcagataAGCAGCGATTTTCAGTTTTAAATTGACATCTTGTTCTGCTTGTGTGATAtgtggatatttacggggacactaggacgagagcttcaggTTTTAGTCTTatcacacagaggggacccacagatggATTTTTACTctcggacaaaaaaaaaaaggagcaacgcataagtcacattactgatgaactagtgatttgaaatgttattaatacataaatgaatttaagaaagaaaaaaacatggatgttatgtaaaacatgcacatgatatgtgattaaaagaaccagaggtggtgtaatgagtctactggtgctcctcgttccttgtgatcaacttccatgtgtgttgacggctgccgttagtggctgGCGGTATTAAAATGcgcaaacaaatgtatttttttactctCTTCAAAAAAGCTGCGGAATAgtttttgcaaaagttttcaaatcgtagaagttctaacatccaaatatcacacaaacggaACAAGGTTtcattttaaagcagaaaacCCTTGCTtctctggtttttgatttttctctaTCTCTGTTTTggtttaagtcagtaaaacaaaaataaccacactgtttatttgttatcttgttttgattttaaaatggaataaccaaagaatgaagggtacacggattattATTCATCCTTCTTCTTTCTGTTGTTTCTCCAGCCAGTCGTATCTCTCCTTCTTTCATattatgcaacttttatgtattttttccgTTTGTGATTCTGTGATCATCAGAGGGGCTTTTTGTACCAGGGCCTtcatggcagcagcagcagcagcagcagcagcagcagcagctccatgCTGGCCATGGGGAAAGCAGGACTCCTGAGTCACAGTTTGGGAGGTTATGGCCTCTCTCGCCTCGGAGCCTCTGGTAAGTGAACTCAACTTAACCGCTCAATCTGTGTTGAATCCGTGCTGAACACACTAAATCTATGATGTTGTAGGGGAACAAAGGGTAATTAATATTcaaatatattaattattaattttaatatgcCAGCGGTGCCATCGAGAATTGAGTTTTTAAGAGTTCTAGatcactttatttaaattaattgttacagttccctgttttcttgacgtcagaatagaggtttaataaaagtttaaatgtcaataaaaaacaCAGCGTTTGCagtatgtacatgtttattttacaggctattaacatgatgataaattaggcagtttcacaattattcacagttattttgactcaCTGGTATCACacataatgtacattttaaacaagGATGTATTGTATATACGcacagttctgcctttaaagcatcGAATGGTGTTTTaagttgtattgtttatttttatttcttccattGCCAGCTTCATGTTGGAAAGATGTCTCTGGTGTAGGGTGTCAGGTTACATCCCCGTTATCTCTGTGGAATGCGTCTGTTCTTTGGGGAGGATGATGGGAGTGTCAGCGAGGGGTCCGCAGGAAGAAGGGCTGGGATTTGAagaacttttcctgtttttgagtcataaaagtgtgATATAATTCCAAATgtgcgacagtgtttttaccACCTTTGGACATCAACAAGGGTCTCCTACAAtgtataaacacaaacacatatgtatatatgtagcTTTAGAAACCTTTAATCGTCGTGAGCTATAGAAAGTATACAGATTCTATAGAAACCTTagattgaaaagaaaaaaatacccaTGTAGTGTTTATTACCTATTTGTTTAAACCCTTTGACATTTTAATTGAGAGTGGAAAGCAGTTAAAAATCCACGAAGCTCCTCAATCACTTTTCATATTGTaatatattttctatttgtGGCTGAATTACTCTCTTAAACACTTACCTCCCGCACACAACAGAAAACTATTTTTTAGTTTCAGATACATCCTGACCagacaataacatatcacatgggGTACAGGTATGGGAGTACTGGGGAGCAGCCACAGCAGAGCAGCACTCTGTTTttttagatgagaaatatgaaacaatgggtaGGAAATAggaagaagaggtaaaaaaaaaaaattttttaaaaaaaaggcaaaaaccaaactaggcctttgtagagaggggcggagctgatcaaaaataaagaaatacttaatgttggacttgtcttttattttgaaaaaaaacttttcttttgacaggcatgctgtaatatgcatgttgcacaggaaaatatatagatttatgttttaaaaagaaaaaaaaagtttatacatgtgtgtttttaacagctatttttgaaaagctaaatttggttgattgaattcttaaaaaaaaaaaaaaaaaaaaagggagggtcacaatttaatgaccgtggcaaaaatgtgggtcccagggtgagaccagtcgAGAACCCCTGGGGTAAATAAACATCATGTGTtcacataaaactaaataataaaggAAGCGGTGTTGGAATAAATGAgttatttgtgggtgtaaatGATccttaattatatatatatttttttttcttcacagacTGTGGCCAGAATGGTTTTTATCACTCTGTTAGTTTACAGCGAGCACCAGTGAACCCATGGCAACCTGCTGTGCCTCCACAGGAGCCTCCTGAGCCTCACACTGGTCCACGGTGAGTAGACTGTAGTCTGTGGACTCAACACACAACAAGCAGAGACACAGCCACGTACCTCAGATCACGGTCAAATAATTcatcattaaataatattatgatgtcattattatagtaattgtaattggggaaagcctgttactgttgtaattataattggattGTAATTAAGTccatataattgactttgtaattgtaattgccatggaaattctataaaaactgtcaattacaatgtaattaaacgcaaacctgtggcaccatgttacagttctatggcttacacacgtAGTTATTGAACATTTATTCAATTATGTTTctgatcaacttttcccactagccgtcacttctcttcaggatcattttaccatttcaaaatatataaatctaagggTATACTGGCAGAAAAAAGGtatccacaccaaaaacatgaataccaatatttccattgattaggAACAAGGTAACtatgagatgaaaaacaaattgaatgatagatcagctgtaaaatgcacaaaaaaataatctaagccatggggtcaaaactgacccattatcataaaagaggctaacagaaagctaacaccaGAGGGAGAttaaaagctcagtaattgagaatgtaattgtaattcactttCAGGGAAAAAGAATAATTGTCGCCATAATCAtagttgagttgtaattgaacatagctatttgaagatgtaattgtaattgaaaaatgtaattgaccccaatgtGCCTTGACTTTCATGGCTCCTCCTGATGTTTGCAGGATGTTCAGTAGAGGATGTTCCTTCTCCTCCCAGCCCTGCTCCTCCCCCTCCACACATCTGCCATCCCTCACCATCAAATCCGAGCGCACCTCTCCTGAGAACAGGACCTCACCCCCGTCCCCTCCTCTACGGACCCACCCTGAGGCCCGGCCAGAAAACGGAACAAATGAGTTTCCCAAAGATGGTTACACATATGATGGAGAGGAGGGAAGGCGGATCTCCACCAGCTGCGGCCAACCACCATCTCCCATACAGCTGCTGTATGCCAACCGAACCTGAtggacactgtgtgtgtgtgtgtgtgtgtgtgtgtgtgtgtgtgtgtgtgtgtgccccccCTCACACAGAGCTGGTCTCTCCTGAGCTTACATCTTTTTGGTCTCCGATCAGTGGCTTTATGCATGCAGCTTTTATCACTTGACTacatggttggggtcaattatattttttatatgcGTAATATAAATTAGTTTATAGTTTTCCCAAAAACCGTTTTCTGCTACTTCTATTCGAACAAAtgactgttagtttcatgtcacagatgttagttctacctcaggtgtgtagtgtCAATTTTccgtgaaatggtcccaaacttttgagactttaggttggttcttcttctgttgagcgtttcttcttcacaatgtaaatggtgaagcgacactgcacccagcagttcacgTATGGTACTGCAGTAAAAATGATGCAgaatcatgaatttacaacattgaaTGACGCAAATTCTTGCAGTCAACATTATGAATTATGTTATTAGATATTTtagcattattgtatatgttacacacttTGTGGTTGGCATCCGTCCGTGCGTCCGTCCATTCAaaagttcgaaaatgagaagcgcacaattaatttttccagagttattgcccttgttgcgttttcttttactttgtttgaggtatcttcaaaggggacaacttttcttagaaaccatttaagatacaataaccaaatttggtgtgtggcttcagggtattaataccttgatggagttcgaaaatgagaagtgcgcatttattttttccggagttattgcccttgtttaaatatgtttcagatgaTCTTTTCCTGCTACCAGTCACTTCTCTTCATGATCATTTTACCgtttaagaataaaataaaatcaatgggTATACaagcagaaaaaaggctcagacatccacagcaaaaaatatgaatactaaTATTTCCATGGATAAGGATGCCTGACAAGGTAacaaagagatgagaaacaaactagatgataatgtatttgtgtattttacagctgatttaaaacatgggtcaaaactgacccattatcataagagatgctaacagaaagctaacacaacaggAAGGTCACGATTtgtgcttatttattaaagcctcagtaattgtaattgaaatgcagtaattgagaatgtaaatgtaactgactttcaggggaaaaacgttattttatttgtcattggaaaaaatgccagtcaactTAATCCTAATTgggttgtaattgtaatttaaaaatgtaattgaccccaaccctgcttgaCATGCTAAGTGTGTGGTTAATGCAATTAGAAAACACAgtttgaagtgtgtgtgtttgacacaATGGGACCATGAAATGTCAAAGCCCATATAAACCGTCTGAACTGGTCCAGGGCTCGGTATGGAAGAGCACAAAGAATATAAATATTTGTGGTATTGGTAAATGGACCAATATAAGTGAGTACTTTTAGTAAGAACTGAAATTTCACCAAAGAAAACTAATGGTTTATTTTTTAGACCCTGCAGGTTTTCTTTCTCAAATgatcttttttccttttaaagttatttgttgCAAATGAATCCTTTTTGGTTGCCAGGAGACGAGTggtggtttgtttgtttactatGAGAATTACATGTAATGAGtgccttttttttctataagagtgtgtatattatttaatgtttcacTGTGTGTAATAAATTATCTAATTTTCATtggatattttattattaataataaaaaaaacttttctaatCTCTGTTGTTGTAAATGGGATTTTGAATTTAGGTTATTTCCAAGATTTGTCCACAAGAggtcctccacacacacacacacacacacatgcaagttACACACAATATCATCAGCATGAAATCTACGTTTGTTTCAGAGCTTTGATGTTCTacgtcacatgtgtcaaactcgaggtcCGGGGCCCAATCCGGTCCTTTAGGGAGCCTAtattggcccgcaggagaaaataaaaatgacagagaaaacacgaaccactgtgtaaatgaccaactaacaCAGTTGTATATATCTGAGCTCCTCCaatatacacaaattcaatgataatcaacaatatttgcaggaatCAGAGTTTTCCCATGTTTATGTCACATGATAGCAGTCATTTTAATtctttaaattgtttaaagaagtctaatttttccaaaatgatATATCTTTCATTAAAGTATTTcccaaaatataaaaactggtcacaaaatcaaggaaatataagtgaagatcctgcagtgaatgatatctgtcacttattgcttggatattatcgATGCCTTACAcactttatatataatttatatgtggaagtgcaaactagagcacaataatatGGAAATTATACTCATTTTCCTGCCTATAATCTGCGGCCCTCTGAatatcaaactgctccgtgtttggcccctgaactaaaatgagtttgacacccctactccacattgttttatttaatctttacttattatttgtttatacaGGTTTTAAGGCACTAGAGCTATaggaagaaaaaatgtaaagcttttgtatttagcttttttttttttaaaaaaaaaaaatttagtttaaTTTCCTTCTGAATAAACATGGTCTCCTTTCATTTCCCAAATCAGAACCAGAGCAGACCACTAGTCACCACATCTGTCTCACTGAAGTATTAAACAGTCAGCTAATTTACACAGCAGCTTAGCTTATCTCCCTATACTTCTATGGggtatttgctttttttttttttttttttaaatcagctgaAGTAAATAAAGAAAGGATGTAAAGGAGGAGGAGAGTCTGGGTCCTCCTCTGTCGTCTCCCATCCTTAAATATAAAGACACACCCATTGGGGTCATGTCTGGTCTGTTCCCCTGAGACCAGTCTGGGTTCAGCCTGCGTTGCATGTCTGggcctccacacacacacagtggtttCCATAGTAACTACAGCCAGCAGAGCACAGGCTTGATGCCGCCAGACTATATATTTGATggcaaactcatggcccaggggccaaatccggccctttggagcatccaattcagcccgcagcgcaggagaaagtaaaattgacagagaaaaatgtaactcaacaatatttgcaggtactcacagttttcctgctgcttatatcacatgattgcagtcatttttaatgttaaacagttgaaaaaaccaaaaaaatcttacaaaatcctttaattttcctcaaattttgACATAACATTCTCCTTAAATAATGGTCACaatggaaatttaaagtgaaggtCCATTTGGGACTGATACCTTTGATATAGTtgctttcttacatatttacatatattgCAAATTATGGcagattaatgttgaaattatttgttttcccacataaaatgtGTGGCCAACTAAATTGAGATCAGattgctccgtatttggcccccataactaaaatgagtttgacacccctggtcttaCTGGTCATTGGCAGGCGAGGGTGTAATCTAATCAAATATTAGGCCTATGATACAATGTGAGCCAATCAACCTGCATTTCTAATCATTGGAGAAATTATCATCTTTAAATGAACCTTTTAGACTTTCAGtgagatatttttttatatctatatattattagatcaataaatcgatgAGCATTtgctctggaaaaaaaaaaaaaaaaaaaactgaaaaaggtTAAACATGCTGCTCAAAAGATTTATTTCAGCTCCacaggttttgttttttacaatgtcagaaaagttttgcgcattgcattgtgggatgcggAGTCACAGGGCCAGATGAAAgcgtttttactttattctgatATCAAAGCCaacacaaactacaaaaatgtcaagccaatcactgtcatCATCTgacgaaaacaaaaaaaaaacaaaacaagaaatcacaaagTAATAACACATCCATGCATTTGTCtacaggacttcacatcccacaatgcaatgtagaAAAATGTCAGTGTGTTTACAATGGAGATGAAAACTAACATTCCAaaggcaatttcaaccttttacaagtttttttttttttttttcaagtaaatgaactttgatttattgatctatgaggtcaACACACTACAGATTGATCCGATTTTTGATAAGTTCAtatccagcagctttaagtatcAGCCTGGAACAAACCTTGGTGATACAGTTTAACTGCCTTGTGTCTTGCCACACATTTCCATAATGATAACCCTCTTATTTTaggaaatattttgtatttttgtacaaatcccattttttaaaaaacaatccgTGTCCAAATGTATCAATATG from Gouania willdenowi chromosome 4, fGouWil2.1, whole genome shotgun sequence includes the following:
- the mef2b gene encoding myocyte-specific enhancer factor 2B isoform X1, translating into MGRKKIQISRIPDQRNRQVTFTKRKFGLMKKAYELSVLCDCEIALIIFNSTNRLFQYASTDMDKVLLKYTEYSEPHESRTNTDILETLRRKGLGLDGSELDTEDCMQTAAEHCLLSEGVDLSVARPCFYAPSLLSSEAQIMVSAGCDNTFSNYSCSATASQHSQSGFKTLGSRAASTSPALMTPHSGERTSGVGYSVFSHSSLNRAADKKNPPSLNENLRSDAAHQGMTAARATHSSARGFLYQGLHGSSSSSSSSSSSSMLAMGKAGLLSHSLGGYGLSRLGASDCGQNGFYHSVSLQRAPVNPWQPAVPPQEPPEPHTGPRMFSRGCSFSSQPCSSPSTHLPSLTIKSERTSPENRTSPPSPPLRTHPEARPENGTNEFPKDGYTYDGEEGRRISTSCGQPPSPIQLLYANRT
- the mef2b gene encoding myocyte-specific enhancer factor 2B isoform X3, translated to MGRKKIQISRIPDQRNRQVTFTKRKFGLMKKAYELSVLCDCEIALIIFNSTNRLFQYASTDMDKVLLKYTEYSEPHESRTNTDILETLRRKGLGLDGSELDTEDCMQTAAEHCLLSEGVDLSVARPCFYAPSLLSSEAQIMVSAGCDNTFSNYSCSATASQHSQSGFKTLGSRAASTSPALMTPHSGERTSGVGYSVFSHSSLNRAADKKNPPSLNENLRSDAAHQGMTAARATHSSAGLHGSSSSSSSSSSSSMLAMGKAGLLSHSLGGYGLSRLGASDCGQNGFYHSVSLQRAPVNPWQPAVPPQEPPEPHTGPRMFSRGCSFSSQPCSSPSTHLPSLTIKSERTSPENRTSPPSPPLRTHPEARPENGTNEFPKDGYTYDGEEGRRISTSCGQPPSPIQLLYANRT
- the mef2b gene encoding myocyte-specific enhancer factor 2B isoform X2 — its product is MGRKKIQISRIPDQRNRQVTFTKRKFGLMKKAYELSVLCDCEIALIIFNSTNRLFQYASTDMDKVLLKYTEYSEPHESRTNTDILETLRRKGLGLDGSELDTEDCMQTAAEHCLLSEGVDLSVARPCFYAPSLLSSEAQIMVSAGCDNTFSNYSCSATASQHSQSGFKTLGSRAASTSPALMTPHSGVGYSVFSHSSLNRAADKKNPPSLNENLRSDAAHQGMTAARATHSSARGFLYQGLHGSSSSSSSSSSSSMLAMGKAGLLSHSLGGYGLSRLGASDCGQNGFYHSVSLQRAPVNPWQPAVPPQEPPEPHTGPRMFSRGCSFSSQPCSSPSTHLPSLTIKSERTSPENRTSPPSPPLRTHPEARPENGTNEFPKDGYTYDGEEGRRISTSCGQPPSPIQLLYANRT
- the mef2b gene encoding myocyte-specific enhancer factor 2B isoform X4, producing the protein MDKVLLKYTEYSEPHESRTNTDILETLRRKGLGLDGSELDTEDCMQTAAEHCLLSEGVDLSVARPCFYAPSLLSSEAQIMVSAGCDNTFSNYSCSATASQHSQSGFKTLGSRAASTSPALMTPHSGERTSGVGYSVFSHSSLNRAADKKNPPSLNENLRSDAAHQGMTAARATHSSARGFLYQGLHGSSSSSSSSSSSSMLAMGKAGLLSHSLGGYGLSRLGASDCGQNGFYHSVSLQRAPVNPWQPAVPPQEPPEPHTGPRMFSRGCSFSSQPCSSPSTHLPSLTIKSERTSPENRTSPPSPPLRTHPEARPENGTNEFPKDGYTYDGEEGRRISTSCGQPPSPIQLLYANRT